From the genome of Nicotiana sylvestris chromosome 2, ASM39365v2, whole genome shotgun sequence, one region includes:
- the LOC138886076 gene encoding uncharacterized protein, with amino-acid sequence MRQAENDVANISRDSEDDRQMAAIETTNIHGKFEDLQKERANDLAQREQEADRLIAIGAANLTPIPQKLKIPAPKPYDGSRNAKEVENFIFDIEQYFDAMGHLEESKKVATAAMYLQGDAKLWWRVKYEAIKAGKDTLQTWDELKAAIRLQFFPKNVEYNARRKLRELRHTRSVREYVREFSALMLNICDMGDKHKLFALIEGLKPHARMEL; translated from the exons ATGCGGCAGGCGGAAAATGAtgttgcaaacatcagtcgtgactctgagGATGACCGACAAATGGCAGCCATCGAAACtaccaatattcatggcaaatttgaggacctccaaaaGGAGCGTGCCAATGATTTAGCCCAGCGGGAACAAGAGGCAGATAGACTAATTGCCAT AggtgcagcaaacctcacccccattccacaaaaacTTAAGATACCGGCGCCAAAGCCATATGACGGATCCCGgaatgctaaagaagtggaaaacttcatcttcgacatcgaacaatactttgATGCCATGGGCCATTTGGAAGAATCCAAAAAagtagcaactgctgccatgtatcttcagggcgatgccaaactttggtggcgggtcaaatacgaagccatcaaggccggtaaAGATACTCTCCAGACATGGGATGAATTAAAGGCAGCCATTCGCCTGCAGTTCTTCCCcaaaaatgtggaatacaatgcaaggagaaagctacgggagctccgccACACCAGGTCAGTGCGGGAGTACGTGCgtgaattctccgcactcatgctaaacatatgcgacatgggggacaaacaCAAGCTCTTCGCAttaatagaaggtttgaaacctcatgcccgtatggaactatag